In Paracoccus jeotgali, the following are encoded in one genomic region:
- the miaB gene encoding tRNA (N6-isopentenyl adenosine(37)-C2)-methylthiotransferase MiaB, giving the protein MAEPKKLFIKTYGCQMNVYDSARMAEAMGADGYVLTEDQGQADMVLLNTCHIREKAAEKLYSDLGRLKPLKADRPDLKIAVAGCVAQAEGQEIVNRMPLVDLVVGPQTYHRLPAMARGEGPAVLTEFPAEDKFDHLPQTRNTRRAPTAFLTVQEGCDKFCAFCVVPYTRGAEVSRPVERILAEARDLVSRGVRELTLLGQNVNGWHGLGPDGREWQFGRLIRAVAEIDGLDRIRYTTSHPNDMGDDLIAAHCDEPKLMPYLHLPVQSGSDRVLKAMNRKHHAADYLRLIERIREARPDILLTSDFIVGFPGETEQDHQDTLRLIETVGYGMAYSFKYSPRPGTPAAGRDEVAPEVADRRLQELQALLTRQQKAAQQGMVGRRVGVLIEKKGREAGQMIGKSDYLHSVFVEAPEAAIGALVQVEITESASNSLAGRLI; this is encoded by the coding sequence ATGGCCGAACCGAAAAAGCTCTTCATCAAGACCTATGGCTGTCAGATGAACGTCTATGACAGCGCGCGCATGGCCGAGGCGATGGGCGCGGACGGCTATGTCCTGACCGAGGATCAGGGGCAGGCCGACATGGTGCTGCTGAACACCTGCCATATCCGCGAAAAGGCGGCCGAGAAGCTGTATTCCGATCTGGGCCGGCTGAAGCCGCTGAAGGCCGACCGCCCCGACCTGAAGATCGCCGTCGCCGGCTGCGTGGCGCAGGCCGAGGGGCAAGAGATCGTGAACCGGATGCCGCTGGTCGATCTGGTCGTCGGCCCGCAGACCTATCACCGCCTGCCCGCCATGGCGCGGGGCGAGGGGCCGGCCGTGCTGACCGAGTTCCCGGCCGAGGACAAGTTCGACCACCTGCCCCAGACCCGCAACACCCGCCGCGCGCCCACGGCCTTTCTGACCGTGCAGGAAGGCTGCGACAAGTTCTGCGCCTTTTGCGTCGTGCCCTATACCCGCGGGGCCGAGGTCTCGCGCCCGGTCGAGCGGATCCTGGCCGAGGCGCGGGATCTGGTCTCGCGCGGGGTGCGCGAGCTGACCTTGCTGGGGCAGAACGTGAATGGCTGGCACGGGCTGGGGCCGGACGGGCGCGAATGGCAGTTCGGGCGGTTGATCCGGGCGGTGGCCGAAATCGACGGGCTCGACCGCATCCGCTATACCACCAGCCATCCCAACGACATGGGCGATGACCTGATCGCCGCCCATTGCGACGAACCGAAGCTGATGCCCTATCTGCATCTGCCGGTTCAGTCCGGCTCTGACCGGGTGCTGAAGGCGATGAACCGCAAGCACCATGCCGCCGACTATCTGCGCCTGATCGAGCGCATCCGCGAGGCGCGGCCGGACATCCTGCTGACCTCGGATTTCATCGTGGGCTTTCCCGGCGAGACCGAGCAGGACCACCAGGACACGCTGCGCCTGATCGAGACGGTGGGTTACGGCATGGCCTACAGCTTCAAATACTCGCCCCGTCCCGGCACGCCTGCCGCAGGCCGCGACGAGGTCGCGCCCGAGGTCGCGGACCGCCGCCTGCAAGAGCTGCAGGCGCTGCTGACCAGGCAGCAAAAGGCCGCGCAGCAGGGCATGGTCGGGCGGCGTGTCGGGGTGCTGATCGAGAAGAAGGGCCGCGAGGCCGGGCAGATGATCGGGAAATCGGACTATCTGCACTCGGTCTTCGTCGAGGCGCCCGAGGCCGCGATCGGCGCGCTGGTGCAGGTCGAGATCACGGAATCGGCGTCGAACTCGCTGGCGGGGCGGCTGATCTGA
- the gatB gene encoding Asp-tRNA(Asn)/Glu-tRNA(Gln) amidotransferase subunit GatB, which yields MLDHLEFTAPEARRIAGATSDWELVIGLEVHAQVSSRAKLFSGASTVFGAEPNSNVAFVDAAMPGMLPVLNEYCVEQAVRTGLGLKAAINLFSAFDRKNYFYPDLPQGYQISQLYHPIVGEGEIIVDIAPGVARRVRIERIHLEQDAGKSIHDMDPNMSFVDFNRTGVALMEIVSRPDIRSAEEAAAYVSKLRQIMRYLGTCDGNMQNGNLRADVNVSVCKPGAYERYQETQDFSHLGTRCEIKNMNSLRFIQQAIEYEARRQIALIEDGKQVVQETRLYDPDRGETRSMRSKEEAHDYRYFPDPDLLPLEIEQAWVDSINATMPELPDAKKARFVRDLGLSEYDAVVLTAEVENADFFEAVANGRDGKMAANWVINELFGRLNKQGMGVGESPVSADQLGGVIDLIAKGEISGKIAKDLFDILWTEGGDPAQIVEARGMKQVTDLGEIEAAVDRIIAENPAQVEKAKANPKLAGWFVGQVLKATGGKANPAAVNELVAQKLGQ from the coding sequence ATGCTCGACCATCTCGAATTTACCGCCCCCGAAGCCAGGCGCATCGCCGGCGCGACCTCTGACTGGGAGCTGGTGATCGGGCTGGAGGTTCACGCCCAGGTCAGCAGCCGGGCCAAGCTGTTTTCCGGCGCCTCGACCGTTTTCGGGGCCGAACCGAACAGCAATGTAGCCTTTGTCGATGCCGCCATGCCCGGCATGCTGCCGGTGCTGAACGAATATTGCGTCGAACAGGCGGTGCGCACCGGACTGGGGCTGAAGGCCGCGATCAACCTGTTCAGCGCCTTCGATCGCAAGAACTATTTCTACCCCGACCTGCCGCAGGGCTATCAGATCAGCCAGCTTTACCACCCCATCGTGGGCGAGGGCGAGATCATCGTCGACATCGCCCCCGGCGTCGCCCGCCGTGTGCGGATCGAGCGGATCCATCTGGAACAGGATGCGGGCAAGTCGATTCACGACATGGACCCCAACATGTCCTTCGTCGATTTCAACCGCACCGGCGTCGCCCTGATGGAGATCGTCAGCCGCCCCGACATCCGCAGCGCCGAAGAGGCCGCGGCCTATGTCAGCAAGCTGCGCCAGATCATGCGCTATCTGGGCACCTGCGACGGCAACATGCAGAACGGCAATCTGCGCGCCGACGTAAACGTCTCGGTCTGCAAGCCCGGCGCTTATGAGCGGTATCAGGAGACGCAGGATTTCAGCCATCTCGGCACCCGCTGCGAGATCAAGAACATGAACTCGCTGCGCTTCATCCAGCAGGCCATCGAATACGAGGCCCGCCGCCAGATCGCGCTGATCGAGGACGGCAAGCAGGTGGTCCAGGAAACCCGGCTCTACGATCCCGACCGGGGCGAGACGCGCTCGATGCGGTCCAAGGAAGAGGCGCATGATTACCGCTACTTCCCCGATCCCGACCTGCTGCCGCTGGAAATCGAGCAGGCTTGGGTCGATTCGATCAACGCCACCATGCCGGAACTGCCCGACGCCAAGAAGGCGCGTTTCGTGCGCGATCTTGGGCTGTCGGAATACGACGCCGTCGTGCTGACGGCCGAGGTCGAGAACGCCGACTTCTTCGAGGCCGTGGCCAATGGCCGCGACGGCAAGATGGCGGCGAACTGGGTCATCAACGAATTGTTCGGCCGCCTGAACAAGCAGGGGATGGGGGTGGGCGAGTCGCCGGTCTCGGCTGATCAGCTTGGCGGGGTCATCGACCTGATCGCCAAGGGCGAGATCTCCGGCAAGATCGCCAAGGACCTGTTCGATATCCTCTGGACCGAGGGCGGCGACCCGGCGCAGATCGTCGAGGCGCGCGGCATGAAGCAGGTCACCGATCTGGGCGAGATCGAGGCCGCCGTGGATCGCATCATCGCCGAAAACCCGGCGCAGGTGGAAAAGGCCAAGGCCAACCCCAAGCTGGCCGGCTGGTTCGTCGGTCAGGTGCTGAAAGCTACCGGCGGCAAGGCGAACCCGGCGGCGGTGAATGAGTTGGTGGCGCAGAAGCTGGGGCAATAG
- the lepA gene encoding translation elongation factor 4, whose product MTDLDLIRNFSIVAHIDHGKSTLADRLIQLTGTVAERDMKAQMLDSMDIERERGITIKANTVRIAYPAKDGRTYVLNLIDTPGHVDFAYEVSRSMRAVEGSLLVVDATQGVEAQTLANVYQAIDADHEIVPVLNKIDLPAAEPDRVKEQIEDVIGIDASNAVPISAKTGLGIPDVLEAIVTRLPAPKGDRDAPLKAMLVDSWYDAYLGVVVMIRVMDGVIRRGDQVKMMQTNASYRLDKLAVLTPQMVDIAELGPGEIGVFTASIKQVRDTRVGDTVTHEKKPATKPLPGFKPAQPVVFCGLFPVDANDFEGLREAIEKLALNDASFSYEMETSAALGFGFRCGFLGLLHLEVIRDRLEREYDLDLITTAPSVVFRLHMRDAEVRELHNPADMPDLTLVDHIEEPRIKATIMVPDEYLGDVLKLCQDRRGIQMDLTYAGSRAMVVYDLPLAEVVFDFYDRLKSVTKGYASFDYQISDYREDYLVKMSILVNDEPVDALSIMVHRDRAEARGRVMVEKLKELIPRHMFKIPIQAAIGSRVVARETLSAMRKDVTAKCYGGDATRKKKLLEKQKAGKKKMRQFGKVEIPQSAFIQALKMDN is encoded by the coding sequence ATGACCGACCTTGACCTCATCCGCAATTTCTCGATCGTGGCGCATATCGACCACGGCAAATCCACGCTGGCCGACCGGCTGATCCAGCTGACCGGCACCGTCGCCGAACGCGACATGAAGGCGCAGATGCTGGACAGCATGGATATCGAGCGCGAGCGCGGCATCACCATCAAGGCCAACACCGTCCGCATCGCCTATCCCGCAAAGGATGGCCGGACCTATGTTCTGAACCTGATCGACACCCCAGGCCATGTCGACTTCGCCTACGAGGTCAGCCGCTCGATGCGCGCGGTTGAAGGCAGCTTGCTGGTGGTCGACGCGACCCAGGGGGTCGAGGCGCAGACGCTGGCCAATGTCTATCAGGCCATCGACGCGGATCATGAAATCGTGCCGGTGCTGAACAAGATCGACTTGCCCGCCGCCGAACCAGACCGGGTCAAGGAACAGATCGAGGATGTGATCGGCATCGACGCCAGCAACGCCGTCCCGATCAGCGCCAAGACCGGCCTCGGCATCCCCGACGTGCTTGAGGCCATCGTCACCCGCCTGCCCGCCCCCAAGGGCGACCGCGACGCGCCGCTGAAAGCGATGCTGGTCGATAGCTGGTATGACGCCTATCTGGGCGTCGTGGTGATGATCCGGGTCATGGACGGAGTGATCCGCCGTGGCGACCAGGTGAAGATGATGCAGACCAACGCCAGCTATCGGCTGGACAAGCTGGCCGTGCTGACCCCGCAGATGGTAGACATCGCCGAACTGGGACCGGGCGAGATCGGCGTATTCACCGCCTCGATCAAGCAGGTCCGCGACACCCGCGTCGGCGACACCGTCACGCACGAGAAAAAGCCCGCCACCAAGCCCCTGCCCGGTTTCAAACCCGCGCAGCCGGTGGTGTTCTGCGGCCTTTTCCCGGTCGATGCCAATGATTTCGAGGGGTTGCGCGAGGCGATCGAGAAACTCGCGCTGAACGACGCCAGTTTCAGCTACGAGATGGAGACCTCGGCCGCGCTCGGCTTCGGCTTCCGCTGCGGCTTCCTCGGGCTGCTGCACCTAGAGGTGATCCGCGACCGTCTGGAACGCGAATACGATCTGGACCTGATCACCACCGCGCCAAGCGTCGTCTTCCGCCTGCACATGCGCGACGCCGAGGTGCGCGAACTGCACAACCCCGCCGACATGCCCGACCTGACCCTGGTCGATCATATCGAAGAGCCGCGCATCAAAGCCACGATCATGGTCCCCGACGAATATCTGGGCGACGTGCTGAAGCTCTGTCAGGACCGGCGCGGCATCCAGATGGACCTGACCTATGCCGGCAGCCGCGCGATGGTGGTGTATGACCTGCCGCTGGCCGAGGTGGTCTTCGACTTCTACGACCGGCTGAAATCGGTGACGAAGGGCTATGCCAGCTTCGACTATCAGATCAGCGACTACCGCGAGGATTACCTCGTCAAGATGTCGATCCTGGTCAATGACGAGCCGGTCGATGCGCTGTCCATCATGGTCCACCGCGACCGCGCCGAGGCGCGGGGCCGGGTCATGGTCGAAAAGCTGAAAGAGCTGATCCCGCGCCACATGTTCAAGATCCCGATCCAGGCCGCCATCGGCAGCCGGGTCGTCGCACGCGAGACGCTGTCGGCGATGCGCAAGGACGTCACCGCGAAATGTTACGGCGGCGACGCGACGCGCAAGAAAAAGCTGCTGGAAAAGCAGAAGGCCGGCAAGAAGAAGATGCGCCAGTTCGGCAAGGTCGAAATCCCGCAAAGCGCCTTCATCCAGGCGCTGAAGATGGATAACTGA
- the hemA gene encoding 5-aminolevulinate synthase, whose amino-acid sequence MDYESALDLAIGKLHDEGRYRTFIDIERRKGAFPHAVWTRPDGQEQEITVWCGNDYLGMGQHPTVLAAMHEALDATGAGSGGTRNISGTTIYHKRLEAELADLHQKQTALVFSSAYIANDATLSTMRKLFPGLIIYSDELNHASMIEGIKRFDGAKRIFRHNDTDHLRELLAADDPQAPKLIAFESIYSMDGDFGPIAAICDLADEFNALTYLDEVHAVGMYGPRGGGVAERDGLCDRIDIFNGTLGKAFGVFGGYIAASDKMVDAIRSYAPGFIFTTSLPPAVAAGAAASIKLLKSAEGQRLRDAQQLHARILKMRLKGLGMPIIDHGSHIVPVHVGNPVHCKLLSDMLLRDCGIYVQPINFPTVPRGTERLRLTPSPVHTTDQIDRLVQGLNALWSQCELNRSTSVA is encoded by the coding sequence ATGGATTATGAATCAGCCCTCGATCTGGCCATCGGCAAGCTGCACGATGAAGGCCGTTATCGCACCTTTATCGACATCGAACGCCGCAAGGGTGCCTTTCCGCATGCTGTCTGGACCCGCCCCGACGGGCAGGAACAGGAAATCACCGTCTGGTGCGGCAATGATTATCTGGGCATGGGCCAGCATCCCACGGTCCTCGCCGCCATGCACGAGGCGCTTGACGCGACCGGCGCCGGCTCTGGCGGGACGCGCAACATCTCGGGCACGACGATCTATCACAAGCGGCTCGAGGCCGAGCTCGCCGACCTGCACCAGAAGCAGACGGCGCTGGTGTTCAGCAGCGCCTATATCGCCAATGACGCCACGCTCTCGACCATGCGCAAGCTGTTTCCGGGGCTGATCATCTATTCGGACGAGCTGAATCACGCCTCGATGATCGAGGGGATCAAGCGCTTCGACGGCGCCAAGCGGATCTTCCGCCACAACGACACCGACCATCTGCGCGAATTGCTGGCCGCCGACGATCCGCAGGCGCCCAAGCTGATCGCCTTCGAATCGATCTATTCCATGGATGGCGATTTCGGCCCCATCGCCGCGATCTGCGATCTGGCCGACGAATTCAACGCTCTGACCTATCTGGACGAGGTTCACGCCGTCGGCATGTATGGTCCGCGCGGCGGCGGCGTCGCCGAACGCGACGGGCTGTGCGACCGCATCGACATCTTCAACGGCACGCTGGGCAAGGCCTTCGGCGTGTTCGGCGGCTATATCGCGGCCAGCGACAAGATGGTCGACGCGATCCGGTCCTATGCGCCGGGCTTCATCTTCACCACCTCGCTGCCGCCGGCGGTGGCGGCCGGTGCCGCGGCCTCGATCAAGCTGCTGAAAAGCGCCGAGGGGCAGCGCCTGCGCGACGCCCAGCAACTGCATGCGCGCATCCTCAAGATGCGGCTCAAGGGGCTGGGCATGCCGATCATCGACCATGGCAGCCATATCGTGCCGGTCCATGTCGGCAACCCGGTGCATTGCAAGCTGCTGTCGGACATGCTGCTGCGCGATTGCGGCATCTATGTGCAGCCGATCAACTTTCCGACGGTGCCGCGCGGAACCGAACGGCTGCGCCTGACCCCGTCGCCGGTCCACACCACCGATCAGATCGACCGGCTGGTTCAGGGCCTGAATGCGCTGTGGTCGCAATGTGAACTCAACCGTTCGACTTCGGTGGCATGA
- a CDS encoding alpha/beta fold hydrolase — MTDDKSLNVIVSGSDSRLPPVLLAHGLFGSAKNLGGLARRMEDSRRVISVDMRNHGESFHDPDHSYAAMAQDLADVITQHGGTADLVGHSMGGKAGMLLALTQPALIRRLVVLDIAPLAYEHSQIRLIEAMQDLDLSGLKLRSDADKRLAKVDEAGVRAFLLQSLDLKADPARWKLNLPVLHELMTQITGWPENAPQGSFDGPTLFVGGARSNYIEAEGEAAIRRFFPQAELRKIDDAGHWLHAEQPRLVADCVAAFLA; from the coding sequence ATGACGGATGACAAGAGCTTGAATGTGATCGTTTCGGGCAGCGACAGCCGCCTGCCGCCGGTGCTGCTGGCGCATGGGCTGTTCGGCTCGGCCAAGAACCTCGGCGGGCTGGCCCGGCGGATGGAGGACAGCCGCCGCGTGATCTCGGTCGACATGCGCAACCATGGTGAGTCGTTTCACGACCCCGATCACTCTTATGCCGCGATGGCGCAGGATCTGGCCGATGTGATCACGCAGCATGGCGGCACGGCCGATCTGGTCGGGCATTCCATGGGTGGCAAGGCGGGGATGCTGCTGGCGCTGACCCAGCCGGCGCTGATCCGTCGTCTGGTGGTGCTGGACATCGCGCCGCTGGCCTATGAGCACAGCCAGATCCGGCTGATCGAGGCGATGCAGGATCTGGACCTGTCGGGCCTGAAACTGCGCTCGGACGCCGATAAAAGACTTGCCAAGGTGGACGAGGCGGGCGTGCGCGCCTTCCTGCTGCAAAGCCTCGACCTGAAAGCCGATCCGGCGCGCTGGAAGCTGAACTTGCCGGTGCTGCACGAACTGATGACGCAGATCACCGGCTGGCCCGAAAACGCCCCGCAGGGCAGCTTTGACGGGCCGACGCTGTTCGTCGGCGGCGCCCGCTCAAACTATATCGAGGCCGAGGGCGAGGCCGCGATCCGCCGCTTTTTCCCGCAGGCCGAACTGCGCAAGATCGACGATGCCGGGCACTGGCTTCATGCCGAACAGCCGCGGCTGGTGGCCGATTGCGTGGCCGCCTTTCTGGCCTGA
- a CDS encoding DUF4177 domain-containing protein has product MSQSYEYKAVPAPMKGEKARGAKTPSDRFALAVTAAINAEAAQGWEYLRADTLPSEERSGLTGRTTLFHNLLMFRRPVSDVKAPAPEPQARPAEPPPPPDPQAVAAATPPVASRLTTSPSPEVTAQHSSPVFSEPMRPAIKPDAGDKAG; this is encoded by the coding sequence ATGAGCCAGAGCTATGAATACAAGGCCGTTCCTGCCCCGATGAAGGGCGAGAAGGCGCGCGGGGCAAAGACTCCGTCCGACCGCTTTGCGCTGGCGGTCACCGCCGCGATCAACGCCGAGGCCGCCCAGGGGTGGGAGTATCTGCGCGCCGACACCCTGCCCTCGGAAGAGCGCAGCGGGCTGACCGGTCGCACGACGCTGTTCCACAACCTGCTGATGTTCCGCCGCCCGGTTTCGGACGTGAAGGCGCCTGCACCCGAACCGCAGGCGCGTCCCGCCGAACCGCCGCCCCCGCCCGACCCGCAGGCCGTCGCCGCGGCCACCCCGCCGGTCGCCAGCCGCCTGACCACCTCGCCCTCGCCCGAAGTCACGGCGCAGCACAGCTCGCCCGTGTTCTCGGAGCCGATGCGCCCGGCAATCAAGCCGGATGCGGGCGACAAGGCGGGCTGA
- a CDS encoding DMT family transporter → MPIWLWLGGAIILEVVGTTALQQSAQFTRVIPTLIMALCYGLAFYALSVVVQSMPMGIVYAIWSGAGIALISLIGALFLRQHLDLAGLIGIGLITSGVVVINLFSGAGPH, encoded by the coding sequence ATGCCGATCTGGCTGTGGCTGGGGGGCGCCATCATCCTCGAGGTCGTGGGCACGACGGCACTGCAGCAATCGGCGCAGTTCACCCGCGTGATCCCGACGCTGATCATGGCGCTGTGCTATGGGCTGGCCTTCTACGCGCTGTCGGTGGTCGTGCAGTCGATGCCGATGGGGATCGTCTATGCGATCTGGTCGGGGGCCGGGATCGCACTGATCTCACTGATCGGGGCGCTGTTTCTGCGCCAGCATCTGGACCTTGCCGGGCTGATCGGGATCGGGCTGATCACCTCGGGCGTGGTGGTCATCAACCTGTTTTCCGGCGCCGGGCCGCATTAG
- a CDS encoding M20/M25/M40 family metallo-hydrolase, translating into MTDAKLDEILDRLDADLPQAIDRLMGFLRIPSISTDPAHDADVQRAAEWLRDELVGLGFTADIRPTNGHPMVVASTPQGTERTLLFYGHYDVQPVDPLHLWDRPPFEPAVEDTPAGKVIRGRGASDDKGQLMTFLEACRAWKAVHGELPRGLTLLFEGEEESGSPSLIPFLEEHRDELSQSLALICDTARYADGRPAISTQLRGLVGEEIIVRGADRDLHSGSFGGLAANPIQILCNALAALKDKDGTVTLPGFYDGTTDLTDTQRRDWEGLDFDAAEFLQRVGLKHPVGEKGRMPLEMVWNRPTAEINGITGGYTGDGFKTVLPAEARAKVSFRLTGTQDPAAIRKAFRDHVRSFLPEDCSVEFAEHGGSPASVMDVSDPAFVAAREALGQEWGREAVFIGMGGSIPVAGDFKRLLGMDSLLVGFARDDDRIHSPNEKYDVESFAKGARSWARILAALR; encoded by the coding sequence ATGACCGACGCGAAACTCGATGAAATCCTCGACCGGCTGGACGCCGATCTTCCCCAGGCGATCGACCGGCTGATGGGGTTCCTGCGCATCCCCTCGATCTCGACCGATCCGGCGCATGACGCCGATGTGCAGCGGGCCGCCGAATGGCTGCGCGACGAGCTGGTGGGTCTGGGCTTTACCGCCGATATCCGCCCCACCAATGGGCATCCGATGGTCGTTGCCTCGACGCCGCAAGGCACTGAACGCACGCTGCTTTTCTATGGTCACTATGACGTCCAGCCGGTCGATCCGCTGCATCTGTGGGACCGCCCGCCCTTTGAACCCGCGGTCGAGGATACGCCCGCCGGCAAGGTCATTCGCGGTCGCGGCGCGTCCGACGACAAGGGCCAGTTGATGACCTTCCTCGAGGCCTGTCGGGCGTGGAAGGCGGTGCATGGCGAGTTGCCGCGCGGGCTGACGCTGCTGTTCGAAGGCGAGGAGGAGTCCGGTTCGCCCTCGCTGATCCCCTTCCTCGAAGAACACCGCGACGAGTTGTCGCAGAGCCTCGCGCTGATCTGCGACACCGCGCGTTACGCCGATGGCCGCCCCGCCATCTCGACCCAGCTGCGCGGCCTGGTGGGCGAGGAGATCATCGTCCGGGGCGCCGACCGCGACCTGCATTCGGGCAGCTTCGGCGGGCTGGCGGCGAACCCGATCCAGATCCTGTGCAACGCGCTGGCGGCGCTGAAGGACAAGGACGGCACCGTCACCCTGCCCGGCTTTTACGACGGCACCACCGATCTGACCGACACCCAGCGCCGCGACTGGGAGGGGCTGGATTTCGACGCGGCCGAGTTCCTGCAGCGCGTCGGCCTGAAGCACCCGGTCGGGGAAAAGGGGCGGATGCCGCTCGAGATGGTGTGGAACCGACCCACGGCCGAGATCAACGGCATCACCGGCGGCTATACCGGCGACGGCTTCAAGACCGTGCTGCCGGCCGAGGCGCGCGCCAAGGTCAGCTTCCGCCTGACCGGCACCCAGGACCCCGCCGCCATCCGCAAGGCGTTCCGCGACCATGTCCGCAGCTTCCTGCCCGAGGATTGCAGCGTCGAATTCGCCGAACATGGCGGCTCGCCCGCCTCGGTCATGGATGTCTCGGACCCGGCCTTTGTCGCCGCGCGAGAGGCCTTGGGTCAGGAATGGGGCCGCGAGGCGGTGTTCATCGGCATGGGCGGCTCGATCCCCGTGGCGGGCGATTTCAAGCGCCTGCTGGGCATGGATTCGCTGCTGGTGGGCTTTGCCCGCGACGATGACCGCATCCATTCCCCGAATGAGAAATACGACGTCGAAAGCTTCGCCAAGGGCGCGCGAAGCTGGGCGCGCATTCTCGCCGCGCTGCGCTGA
- a CDS encoding helix-turn-helix domain-containing protein → MRGERATLGKSLLDVQRELRIRASYIAAIENCDISAFDAPSFISGYVRSYARYLKMDPDWVFQRFCAESGFQPTHGMSALAAGPKPQRRPSDPAEALANPRALFIPQRESFWSSVEPRAIGSLLVLIAVVSGLGYGGWSVLQELQKVNLTLGDQAPGVTASLDPAEGAARPIPGEIEDLALNLPQPEGLDRIYRPQVLEVPVLTARDGPIASIDPELPSLTELAGLPGDPPPAGTDPAAPTDSRQLARSTDYGPQLPADQMAVRTVAPDAPELELLAARPAWVRVTSADGTVLLEKTMDAGERFALPNLEQPPVLRAGNSGAVYFAVNGRTYGPAAPGAQVVKDIELSPASLTARFAFADLTQDADLERMVASAAVDPGLLPPAAPGTDQPVTLE, encoded by the coding sequence ATGCGTGGCGAGCGTGCGACCTTGGGGAAATCCCTTCTGGATGTGCAGCGCGAATTGCGCATCCGCGCCAGCTATATCGCCGCGATCGAGAATTGTGATATCTCGGCCTTTGACGCGCCCAGCTTTATCTCGGGCTATGTGCGGTCCTATGCGCGCTATCTGAAGATGGACCCCGATTGGGTGTTCCAGCGCTTCTGCGCCGAATCTGGGTTCCAGCCGACGCATGGCATGTCCGCGCTGGCCGCCGGTCCCAAGCCGCAGCGGCGGCCATCGGACCCGGCCGAGGCGCTGGCCAACCCGCGCGCGCTGTTCATCCCGCAGCGCGAATCCTTCTGGTCCTCGGTCGAGCCGCGGGCCATCGGCTCGCTGCTGGTGCTGATCGCGGTGGTCAGCGGGTTGGGCTATGGCGGCTGGTCGGTGCTGCAGGAATTGCAGAAGGTGAACCTGACCCTCGGCGATCAGGCCCCCGGCGTCACCGCCAGCCTCGACCCGGCCGAAGGCGCCGCCCGTCCGATCCCCGGCGAGATCGAGGATCTGGCGCTGAACCTGCCACAGCCCGAAGGCCTCGACCGCATCTATCGCCCGCAAGTGCTTGAAGTGCCTGTGCTGACGGCGCGGGACGGGCCCATCGCCTCGATCGACCCGGAACTGCCCAGCCTGACCGAGCTTGCCGGCCTGCCGGGCGATCCGCCCCCCGCCGGCACCGATCCCGCAGCCCCGACCGATTCGCGGCAACTGGCCCGTTCCACCGATTACGGCCCGCAGCTTCCCGCGGACCAGATGGCGGTCCGCACCGTCGCACCGGATGCGCCGGAACTGGAATTGCTGGCCGCGCGCCCGGCATGGGTGCGCGTCACCTCGGCCGATGGGACGGTGCTGCTGGAAAAGACCATGGATGCCGGCGAACGCTTTGCGCTGCCCAATCTGGAACAGCCGCCGGTCCTGCGGGCGGGAAACTCTGGCGCGGTCTATTTCGCGGTGAATGGGCGGACCTATGGCCCCGCCGCGCCCGGCGCGCAGGTGGTCAAGGATATCGAGCTGTCGCCCGCCAGTCTGACCGCGCGTTTCGCCTTTGCCGATCTGACCCAGGACGCCGATCTGGAGCGTATGGTCGCCTCGGCCGCGGTCGATCCCGGCCTGCTGCCCCCCGCCGCGCCGGGGACGGATCAGCCGGTGACGCTGGAATAG